One segment of Ureibacillus thermophilus DNA contains the following:
- the ribH gene encoding 6,7-dimethyl-8-ribityllumazine synthase, with the protein MGRIVEANLVGTGLKIGIVVGRFNEFITKKLLEGAMDGLKRHGVDEENIDVAWVPGAFEIPFIAKQMAETGEYDSIIGLGTVIRGATTHYDYVCNEVAKGIAQVSLQTNVPVIFGLVTTENIEQAIERAGTKAGNKGFDAAVSAIEMANLKKMFK; encoded by the coding sequence TGAAGCAAATTTAGTCGGAACTGGTTTAAAAATCGGAATTGTAGTAGGAAGATTTAATGAATTCATCACGAAAAAATTATTAGAAGGAGCAATGGATGGTTTAAAACGCCATGGTGTAGATGAGGAAAACATAGATGTAGCATGGGTGCCTGGAGCTTTCGAAATCCCATTTATTGCAAAACAAATGGCTGAAACGGGAGAGTACGATTCAATCATTGGTTTAGGCACCGTTATTCGGGGGGCGACTACCCATTATGACTATGTCTGCAATGAAGTGGCAAAAGGAATTGCTCAAGTTTCCTTACAAACAAATGTGCCGGTGATTTTTGGCCTTGTGACAACAGAAAATATTGAACAAGCCATTGAGCGGGCTGGAACAAAAGCAGGAAACAAAGGGTTTGATGCAGCCGTATCAGCCATTGAAATGGCGAATTTGAAAAAGATGTTTAAATGA